The following proteins are encoded in a genomic region of Streptomyces sp. NBC_01723:
- a CDS encoding SPOR domain-containing protein translates to MNDSTVTLPWLVFRQDDNGNRYRVGRYATRAEAQKIADTLDGRGHQQLYWVERLGANGKGGAD, encoded by the coding sequence ATGAACGACAGCACGGTCACTCTTCCCTGGCTGGTCTTCCGGCAGGACGACAACGGCAATCGCTACCGCGTGGGCAGGTACGCGACCCGGGCCGAGGCCCAGAAGATCGCGGACACCCTCGACGGCCGCGGCCACCAGCAGCTCTACTGGGTCGAGCGGCTCGGCGCGAACGGGAAGGGCGGGGCGGACTGA
- a CDS encoding ATP-binding protein: MSGVIDSEGGRAEWVFPAVPDAVRTARRQVRGALREWDLDSVGDIAILLVSELVTNALRHATGPIGVRLLRRPAAPPGILLVEVSDPLPDPPRERVARPEDEDGRGLQLVASSVHRWGTRAGDAGKTVWFELTLPG; encoded by the coding sequence GTGAGCGGCGTGATCGACAGCGAGGGCGGCCGCGCGGAGTGGGTCTTTCCCGCGGTGCCGGACGCCGTGCGGACCGCCCGCCGGCAGGTCCGCGGCGCCCTGCGCGAGTGGGACCTCGACAGTGTCGGCGACATCGCCATCCTGCTCGTCAGCGAACTGGTGACCAACGCCCTGCGGCACGCCACCGGCCCCATAGGCGTCCGCCTGCTCCGCCGCCCCGCCGCACCGCCCGGGATCCTGCTGGTGGAGGTCTCCGACCCGCTGCCCGACCCGCCGCGCGAGCGCGTCGCCCGTCCCGAGGACGAGGACGGCCGCGGTCTCCAGCTGGTGGCATCCTCCGTGCACCGCTGGGGCACCCGGGCCGGCGACGCGGGCAAGACGGTGTGGTTCGAACTCACGCTCCCGGGATGA
- a CDS encoding (deoxy)nucleoside triphosphate pyrophosphohydrolase, giving the protein MTERIVVGAALVDGGRLLAARRSAPAELAGRWELPGGKVEAGETPEAALVRELREELGVAAEAGERVPGQWPLRSPFVLHVWTARLLPGSPDPEPLEDHDALRWLTPARIWDVPWLDQDVPAVERALAHLGLGATDAKGT; this is encoded by the coding sequence ATGACGGAACGGATCGTGGTGGGCGCCGCCCTGGTCGACGGCGGACGTCTGCTCGCCGCGCGCCGCAGCGCTCCGGCCGAACTGGCCGGACGCTGGGAGTTGCCCGGCGGCAAGGTCGAGGCGGGCGAGACGCCCGAGGCCGCCCTCGTGCGGGAACTGCGCGAGGAACTGGGAGTGGCGGCCGAAGCCGGGGAGCGTGTCCCGGGTCAATGGCCCCTGAGATCACCCTTCGTCCTGCACGTGTGGACCGCGCGGCTCCTCCCCGGTTCCCCCGACCCCGAACCCCTCGAGGACCACGACGCCCTGCGCTGGCTGACCCCCGCCCGCATCTGGGACGTGCCCTGGCTCGACCAGGACGTGCCGGCCGTCGAGCGGGCGCTCGCGCACCTCGGGCTGGGCGCGACGGACGCGAAGGGTACGTGA
- a CDS encoding SDR family NAD(P)-dependent oxidoreductase, translated as MNKVWLVTGASSGFGRAIAEAALADGDVVVGAARRPEALDDLVAAHPDQMEALRLDVADTAAAGDAVRDVVARHGRIDFLVNNAGRTHVGAFEETGEEELRALFDVHVFGPAALTRAVLPHMRERRSGAIVQMSSMGGQMSVAGFSAYSGTKFALEGMSEGLADEVREFGIKVLIVEPGAFRTSLFAADNAGTSADSGVYAKVGETRGMVAGGDGSQPGDPARAAAVIRAALAAEHTPLRLPLGDDGVGAVLGHLDQVRADVEAWEKQTRATAFEDREPAESRLRDD; from the coding sequence ATGAACAAGGTGTGGCTGGTGACCGGTGCGAGCAGCGGCTTCGGGCGGGCGATCGCCGAGGCGGCCCTGGCCGACGGCGACGTGGTGGTCGGCGCGGCGCGGCGTCCCGAGGCGCTCGACGACCTCGTCGCCGCGCACCCGGACCAGATGGAGGCGCTGCGTCTGGACGTCGCCGACACGGCCGCCGCCGGGGACGCCGTGCGGGACGTGGTGGCGCGGCACGGACGGATCGACTTCCTCGTCAACAACGCGGGCCGGACCCACGTCGGTGCCTTCGAGGAGACCGGCGAGGAGGAGCTGCGGGCACTGTTCGACGTGCACGTCTTCGGGCCGGCCGCGCTGACCCGGGCCGTGCTGCCGCACATGCGGGAGCGGCGCTCGGGCGCGATCGTGCAGATGAGCAGCATGGGCGGGCAGATGTCGGTCGCGGGCTTCTCGGCGTACAGCGGCACGAAGTTCGCGTTGGAGGGGATGTCCGAGGGGCTCGCGGACGAGGTGCGGGAGTTCGGGATCAAGGTGCTGATCGTCGAACCGGGCGCCTTCCGGACCAGCCTGTTCGCGGCCGACAACGCCGGGACCAGCGCGGACAGTGGTGTGTACGCCAAGGTCGGCGAGACCCGCGGGATGGTGGCCGGCGGCGACGGCAGCCAGCCCGGTGACCCCGCCAGGGCGGCGGCCGTCATCCGCGCCGCCCTGGCGGCCGAGCACACCCCGCTGCGTCTGCCGCTCGGCGACGACGGGGTCGGCGCGGTCCTCGGCCATCTGGACCAGGTGCGGGCGGACGTCGAGGCGTGGGAGAAGCAGACCCGGGCCACGGCGTTCGAGGACCGAGAGCCGGCCGAAAGCCGACTGAGGGACGACTGA
- a CDS encoding DEAD/DEAH box helicase: MGRGEREAVARGTRLHEAARSLAGDHERAVEAVRAALKPLHEEAVEQALDAIPVTRLQDVTDGRLRLGAVEKSGLGTVRAVLDAGPYRLRQIPGVGQRTVDQIIAAGRQLAEAAGEAAAVHLDVDRPEPRTTALVAALHVLVGAGPEARRALDAAAGLTRRLGPLLADARPAAGRIGLLLAGRAKKARALEAVAEIRSVTEEAERADTPGLLAQASVDLLRGPAGDLAAWTDFELRSAEYYGVLGEIAGHASDTAAAEGFLPDDIAERVRGLRLDDSRRRVSLRGYQAFGARFALARRRVILGDEMGLGKTIQAIAALAHLAAGGHTHFLVVCPASVLVNWTREIEARSTLPVRPLHGPDRQDAFADWRERGGVAVTTFDSLRGFPGPGGDAGPDGAGPAGPLAPAMLVVDEAHSVKNPQALRSQAVDRWAGRCEHVLFMTGTPMENRVAEFRNLVRMLDPALADRLEDGTGLTGSVAFRKAVAPVYLRRNQEDVLTELPSLQHTDEWEELSAADEDAYREAVREGNFMAMRRAAYARPEKSAKLGRLREIVREAGENGLKVVVFSNFRDVLRVVDDALGAPDGAEPRPYGTVFGPLTGAVPPARRQALVDAFTAVPGPAVLLAQIQAAGIGLNMQAASVVVVCEPQIKPTIEHQAVARAHRMGQVRPVRVHRLLATGGVDERMVRLLEKKTRLFDAYARRSAVAEATPDAVDVSDTDLARRIVEEEQARLGVNDERTATP; this comes from the coding sequence ATGGGGCGCGGTGAGCGGGAGGCGGTCGCACGCGGCACGCGGCTGCACGAGGCGGCCCGGTCGCTGGCCGGTGACCACGAGCGGGCCGTCGAGGCGGTGCGGGCGGCGCTGAAGCCGCTGCACGAGGAGGCGGTGGAGCAGGCCCTCGACGCCATCCCCGTGACCCGGTTGCAGGACGTCACCGATGGGCGGCTGCGGCTCGGGGCCGTCGAGAAGAGCGGCCTGGGCACGGTCCGCGCGGTCCTGGACGCGGGCCCCTACCGGCTGCGGCAGATCCCCGGAGTGGGACAGCGCACCGTCGACCAGATCATCGCCGCCGGACGGCAGTTGGCGGAGGCGGCCGGAGAGGCCGCCGCCGTGCACCTGGACGTGGACCGGCCCGAACCGCGCACGACCGCCCTGGTCGCCGCCCTGCACGTGCTGGTCGGGGCGGGCCCAGAGGCGCGGCGGGCGCTCGACGCGGCGGCCGGGCTGACACGGCGGCTCGGCCCGCTGCTGGCCGACGCGCGTCCGGCCGCCGGGCGGATCGGGCTGCTGCTGGCCGGGCGGGCGAAGAAGGCCCGCGCGCTGGAGGCCGTGGCGGAGATCCGGTCCGTCACCGAGGAGGCCGAGCGGGCGGACACGCCCGGACTGCTGGCCCAGGCCTCGGTGGACCTGCTGCGGGGACCGGCGGGCGACCTCGCGGCCTGGACGGACTTCGAGCTGCGCTCCGCCGAGTACTACGGCGTGCTGGGCGAGATCGCCGGACACGCCTCCGACACCGCCGCGGCCGAGGGGTTCCTGCCCGACGACATCGCCGAGCGGGTCCGCGGACTGCGGCTCGACGACTCCCGGCGCCGGGTCTCCCTGCGCGGCTACCAGGCGTTCGGCGCGCGGTTCGCCCTCGCGCGGCGCCGGGTGATCCTCGGCGACGAGATGGGGCTCGGCAAGACCATCCAGGCCATCGCGGCCCTGGCCCACCTGGCGGCCGGCGGGCACACGCACTTCCTGGTCGTCTGCCCGGCCAGCGTCCTGGTCAACTGGACCCGCGAGATCGAGGCCCGCAGCACCCTGCCGGTCCGCCCGCTGCACGGCCCCGACCGGCAGGACGCGTTCGCCGACTGGCGGGAGCGGGGCGGGGTCGCCGTGACCACCTTCGACTCCCTGCGCGGGTTCCCGGGCCCGGGCGGCGACGCCGGGCCGGACGGCGCCGGGCCGGCGGGGCCGCTCGCACCGGCGATGCTCGTCGTGGACGAGGCGCACTCCGTGAAGAACCCGCAGGCACTGCGGTCGCAGGCGGTCGACCGATGGGCCGGCCGGTGCGAGCACGTCCTGTTCATGACCGGTACGCCGATGGAGAACCGGGTCGCGGAGTTCCGCAACCTGGTCCGGATGCTCGACCCCGCGCTGGCGGACCGGCTGGAGGACGGCACCGGGCTGACCGGCTCGGTCGCCTTCCGCAAGGCGGTCGCCCCCGTCTACCTGCGCCGCAACCAGGAGGACGTGCTCACCGAACTGCCCAGCCTCCAGCACACGGACGAGTGGGAGGAGCTGAGCGCCGCCGACGAGGACGCCTACCGGGAGGCCGTGCGCGAGGGCAACTTCATGGCGATGCGCAGGGCGGCGTACGCCCGCCCCGAGAAGTCCGCCAAGCTCGGCCGGCTCCGGGAGATCGTGCGGGAGGCCGGGGAGAACGGGCTGAAGGTCGTGGTCTTCTCGAACTTCCGGGACGTCCTGCGCGTGGTCGATGACGCCCTCGGCGCTCCCGACGGCGCGGAACCCCGGCCGTACGGAACGGTGTTCGGCCCGCTCACCGGCGCAGTGCCGCCCGCCCGCAGGCAGGCGCTCGTCGACGCGTTCACGGCGGTGCCCGGCCCGGCGGTGCTGCTGGCGCAGATCCAGGCGGCGGGGATCGGGCTCAACATGCAGGCCGCCTCGGTGGTGGTCGTGTGCGAGCCCCAGATCAAGCCGACCATCGAGCACCAGGCGGTCGCACGGGCCCACCGCATGGGCCAGGTCAGGCCGGTGCGCGTGCACCGGCTCCTCGCCACCGGCGGGGTGGACGAGCGGATGGTGCGGCTCCTGGAGAAGAAGACCCGTCTCTTCGACGCCTACGCCCGGCGCAGCGCGGTGGCCGAGGCGACGCCGGACGCCGTGGACGTGTCGGACACGGACCTGGCGCGCAGGATCGTCGAGGAGGAACAGGCCCGCCTGGGCGTGAACGACGAACGGACCGCGACGCCTTGA
- a CDS encoding S8 family peptidase translates to MAVLRHNPPRTNRRRLSAVGAVATAALAASLVSALPATAAEGHVQYADAANAVAGSYIVTLKADEAKSGSAAGRALAKKYGADIERTYTKALNGYAVEASETEAKRLAADPAVASVVQNRTFHVTGTQPNPQSWGLDRIDQRNRPLDSSYTYPDSAGQGVTAYVVDTGVRITHSDFGGRASYGYDAIDNDNTAQDGHGHGTHVAGTVAGSSYGVAKQAEIVGVRVLDNSGSGTTAQVVAGIDWVARNAVKPAVANMSLGGGADSALDTAVRNAVASGVTFVVAAGNESTNASTKSPARVTEAITVGATTSSDARASYSNYGSVLDLFAPGSSITSAWNSGDSATNTISGTSMASPHVAGAAALHLADHPSATPAQVATALTSAATTGVVTNPGSGSPNRLLYVGDGDTPPPTGDRFENTGDHTIRDNATVESPVTVSGVSGNAPSSLAVEVNIVHTYIGDLQVQLVAPDGTAYTLKAYGTGGSADDINTTYTVNASSETANGTWKLRVSDNASWDTGRIDAWALQF, encoded by the coding sequence ATGGCAGTGCTGCGTCACAACCCCCCTCGCACCAACCGGCGAAGACTGTCCGCCGTCGGCGCCGTGGCCACCGCGGCCCTCGCCGCGAGCCTCGTCTCCGCGCTCCCCGCCACCGCGGCGGAGGGCCACGTCCAGTACGCGGACGCGGCGAACGCGGTCGCCGGCAGCTACATCGTGACCCTGAAGGCGGACGAGGCGAAGTCCGGCTCCGCGGCGGGCCGCGCGCTGGCGAAGAAGTACGGCGCCGACATCGAGCGCACCTACACCAAGGCCCTGAACGGCTACGCGGTCGAGGCCTCCGAGACCGAGGCGAAACGTCTCGCCGCCGATCCGGCCGTCGCCTCCGTCGTCCAGAACCGCACCTTCCACGTCACCGGCACCCAGCCCAACCCGCAGTCCTGGGGCCTGGACCGCATCGACCAGCGCAACCGCCCCCTGGACAGCTCGTACACCTACCCGGACAGCGCCGGACAGGGCGTGACGGCGTACGTCGTCGACACCGGCGTCCGCATCACCCACAGCGACTTCGGCGGCCGCGCCTCCTACGGCTACGACGCCATCGACAACGACAACACCGCCCAGGACGGCCACGGCCACGGCACCCACGTCGCCGGCACCGTCGCGGGCAGCTCCTACGGCGTGGCCAAGCAGGCCGAGATCGTCGGCGTCCGCGTGCTCGACAACTCGGGGTCCGGCACCACCGCCCAGGTCGTCGCCGGCATCGACTGGGTCGCCCGCAACGCGGTCAAGCCGGCCGTCGCCAACATGTCCCTCGGCGGCGGCGCCGACAGCGCCCTCGACACGGCCGTGCGCAACGCCGTCGCGTCCGGCGTCACCTTCGTCGTCGCGGCCGGCAACGAGTCCACCAACGCCTCCACCAAGTCCCCGGCCCGGGTGACCGAGGCGATCACGGTCGGCGCCACCACGTCGAGCGACGCCCGCGCGAGCTACTCCAACTACGGCTCGGTCCTCGACCTGTTCGCGCCGGGCTCGTCCATCACCTCCGCCTGGAACAGCGGCGACTCGGCCACGAACACCATCTCCGGTACGTCCATGGCCAGCCCGCACGTCGCCGGCGCCGCCGCGCTCCACCTGGCCGACCATCCCTCGGCCACGCCCGCGCAGGTCGCGACCGCGCTGACGTCCGCCGCCACGACCGGCGTCGTCACGAACCCGGGCAGCGGCTCGCCCAACCGCCTGCTGTACGTCGGCGACGGCGACACGCCCCCGCCGACCGGGGACCGCTTCGAGAACACCGGCGACCACACCATCCGGGACAACGCCACCGTCGAGTCCCCGGTGACCGTCTCCGGCGTCTCGGGCAACGCCCCGTCGTCGCTCGCGGTCGAGGTGAACATCGTCCACACCTACATCGGTGACCTCCAGGTCCAGCTGGTCGCCCCGGACGGCACGGCGTACACCCTCAAGGCCTACGGCACCGGCGGCAGCGCGGACGACATCAACACCACGTACACGGTGAACGCCTCCTCGGAGACCGCGAACGGCACGTGGAAGCTCCGCGTCAGCGACAACGCGTCGTGGGACACCGGGCGGATCGACGCCTGGGCTCTGCAGTTCTGA
- a CDS encoding helix-turn-helix domain-containing protein, which translates to MDAGTDEVLDAVGPRLRALRRDRGITLAHLATATGVSESTLSRLESGQRRATLELLLPLARIYDVPLDDLVGAPRTGDPRIHLKPVRRFGMVFVPLSRRPGGTQAFKMIIPSRPAPLEPTPQTHEGFEWLYVLSGRLRLLVGERDLTLSSGEAAEFDTSLPHWLGSADGGAVELLVLFGLQGVRAHVHSG; encoded by the coding sequence ATGGACGCCGGAACGGACGAGGTACTCGACGCGGTGGGCCCGAGGCTGCGCGCGCTGCGCCGGGACCGGGGCATCACCCTGGCCCACCTCGCGACGGCGACCGGGGTGTCGGAGAGCACCCTGTCGCGGCTGGAGAGCGGACAGCGCCGGGCCACCCTGGAGCTGCTGCTGCCGCTCGCGCGGATCTACGACGTCCCGCTGGACGACCTGGTCGGCGCCCCGCGCACGGGTGATCCGCGGATCCACCTGAAGCCCGTCCGGCGCTTCGGCATGGTCTTCGTGCCGCTGTCCCGGCGGCCCGGCGGGACCCAGGCGTTCAAGATGATCATCCCGAGCCGGCCGGCGCCGCTCGAACCGACCCCGCAGACGCACGAGGGCTTCGAGTGGCTGTACGTGCTGAGCGGCCGGCTGCGGCTGCTGGTCGGGGAGCGCGACCTGACGCTGTCCTCCGGTGAGGCCGCCGAGTTCGACACGTCCCTGCCGCACTGGCTGGGCAGCGCCGACGGGGGCGCGGTCGAACTGCTCGTCCTGTTCGGGCTGCAGGGAGTGCGCGCGCATGTGCACAGCGGCTGA
- a CDS encoding GntR family transcriptional regulator yields MTFGEQPAYLRVAGDLRKRIVDGLLPPHARLPSQARIREEYGVSDTVALEARKVLMAEGLVEGRSGSGTYVRERPVPRRVARSGYRPTGGATPFRQEQADGDAHGTWESRSEQAEASVAVAERLAIKPGDRVMCTRYVFREAGEAMMLSTSWEPLDLTGRTPVMLPEEGPLGGMGVVERMAAIDVVVDNVTEEVGARPGLAEELLALGGVPGHVVLVVQRTFYASGRAVETAEVVVPADRYRVAYHLPVR; encoded by the coding sequence GTGACATTCGGTGAGCAGCCGGCGTATCTGCGTGTCGCGGGTGATCTCCGCAAGAGAATCGTCGACGGCCTGCTGCCGCCCCATGCCCGCCTGCCGTCGCAGGCGCGGATCCGCGAGGAGTACGGCGTCTCGGACACCGTCGCCCTGGAGGCGCGCAAGGTGCTGATGGCCGAGGGGCTGGTCGAGGGCCGCTCCGGTTCCGGGACGTATGTGCGCGAGCGGCCCGTGCCCCGCCGCGTCGCCCGCTCCGGGTACCGGCCGACCGGGGGCGCCACCCCCTTCCGGCAGGAGCAGGCCGACGGCGACGCGCACGGCACGTGGGAGTCGCGCAGCGAGCAGGCCGAGGCGAGCGTCGCCGTGGCGGAGCGGCTCGCCATCAAGCCCGGCGACCGCGTGATGTGCACGCGGTACGTCTTCCGGGAGGCAGGCGAGGCCATGATGCTCTCCACCTCCTGGGAGCCGCTCGACCTCACCGGCCGCACGCCCGTGATGCTGCCCGAGGAGGGGCCGCTCGGCGGCATGGGCGTCGTCGAGCGGATGGCCGCGATCGACGTCGTCGTCGACAACGTCACCGAGGAGGTCGGCGCCCGCCCCGGCCTCGCCGAGGAGTTGCTCGCCCTCGGAGGTGTCCCCGGACATGTGGTCCTGGTCGTCCAGCGCACGTTCTACGCCTCGGGCCGCGCGGTGGAAACGGCCGAGGTGGTCGTCCCCGCCGACCGATACCGGGTCGCCTACCACCTGCCGGTGAGGTAG
- a CDS encoding DUF4190 domain-containing protein: MSIPPPPGPQGPHPQGPYPPGQQLPPGPYPVPPQPYPGAWGHPGQPGNPYGPYGAYPARPSVNGLAIAAFVLGVLCFVPAVGLVLGLVALAQIRKRGERGKGFAVAGSVLSSVGLVLWAVSLATGGAADFWDGFRDAARGEGTAYALEKGQCFTTPSGSLQGVTYDVDEVSCEEEHDGEVFAAFELPGGSFPGDAEITRAADDQCYALQDAYAMDRWALPADVDVYYLTPTSESWRTGDREITCLFGNTDERATLTGSLRNDGAGLDSDQHTYLVAEGYLNRAMDEVPDAEAVEDDFAGYRVWAGQVSEALRGEVTMLERHDWPADADRPVAELVEDLKAAQKEWALAAKAPDVDAYYEHYGKGYDLVVADTTVTARKALGLATTPPEYGSGGDGGGGDSGLEV; the protein is encoded by the coding sequence GTGTCCATACCGCCGCCGCCCGGGCCCCAAGGGCCCCATCCGCAGGGGCCGTACCCGCCGGGACAGCAGTTGCCGCCGGGGCCGTATCCGGTGCCTCCGCAGCCGTACCCGGGCGCCTGGGGGCATCCGGGGCAGCCCGGGAACCCCTACGGCCCCTACGGGGCGTACCCCGCGCGGCCGTCGGTCAACGGCCTCGCGATCGCCGCCTTCGTGCTCGGTGTCCTGTGCTTCGTGCCGGCGGTCGGGCTCGTGCTGGGTCTGGTCGCGCTGGCGCAGATCAGGAAGCGGGGTGAGCGCGGCAAGGGGTTCGCGGTGGCCGGTTCCGTGCTGTCCTCCGTGGGGCTGGTCCTGTGGGCCGTGTCGCTCGCCACGGGTGGCGCCGCCGACTTCTGGGACGGCTTCCGGGACGCCGCGCGCGGCGAGGGCACCGCCTACGCGCTGGAGAAGGGCCAGTGCTTCACCACCCCCAGCGGCTCCCTCCAGGGCGTGACGTACGACGTCGACGAGGTGTCCTGCGAAGAGGAGCACGACGGCGAGGTGTTCGCCGCCTTCGAGCTGCCGGGCGGCTCCTTCCCCGGCGACGCGGAGATCACGCGGGCCGCGGACGACCAGTGCTACGCCCTCCAGGACGCCTACGCGATGGACCGGTGGGCGCTGCCGGCCGACGTCGACGTGTACTACCTGACCCCGACCTCCGAGAGCTGGCGGACCGGCGACCGGGAGATCACCTGCCTGTTCGGGAACACGGACGAGCGGGCCACGCTGACCGGTTCGCTCCGCAACGACGGCGCCGGACTCGACTCGGACCAGCACACGTACCTGGTGGCGGAGGGGTACCTCAACCGGGCGATGGACGAGGTGCCCGACGCGGAGGCCGTCGAGGACGACTTCGCGGGCTACCGGGTCTGGGCGGGGCAGGTGTCGGAGGCGCTCAGGGGCGAGGTCACGATGCTCGAACGGCACGACTGGCCCGCCGACGCCGACCGTCCGGTCGCCGAACTGGTCGAGGACCTCAAGGCGGCGCAGAAGGAGTGGGCGCTGGCCGCGAAGGCCCCCGACGTCGACGCGTACTACGAGCACTACGGCAAGGGCTACGACCTCGTCGTCGCCGACACCACGGTCACCGCCCGCAAGGCCCTGGGGCTGGCCACCACGCCGCCGGAGTACGGGAGCGGTGGCGACGGCGGCGGGGGTGACTCCGGTCTGGAGGTGTGA
- a CDS encoding LysR family transcriptional regulator — protein sequence MTTDVHVRELRYFTAVAEELHFTRAAERLYVSQPALSKQIRALERQLGAELFRREPRGVSLTEAGAALLPHARRVLAGWGEGAAAVEAVRAARRGTLVVGMSTSPGRDGLLPSIRSRFTAAHPEALVRLRQTRWEDPTAGLADGTADVAYVWLPLPDADRYAWTVVAEEPRLVALPEAHPLAARPVLDFADLTDEPFLALPPEAGVLRDFWLALEERRALGGAAARPPRIGAEIAGTEETYEALVAGLGICLVATGNAPLITLGGVTTRPVRGLGPSRYALARRREDEGRPLVRGYLEAYRRVRAGGEAG from the coding sequence ATGACGACGGACGTACATGTGCGGGAGCTGCGCTACTTCACGGCGGTGGCCGAGGAACTGCACTTCACGCGGGCCGCTGAGCGGCTGTACGTGTCCCAGCCGGCGCTGAGCAAGCAGATCCGGGCGCTGGAGCGGCAGTTGGGCGCCGAGCTGTTCCGCCGTGAGCCGCGGGGCGTGTCGCTCACCGAGGCGGGCGCCGCGCTGCTGCCGCACGCCCGGCGGGTGCTGGCCGGCTGGGGCGAGGGCGCGGCGGCGGTCGAGGCGGTCCGGGCCGCGCGGCGCGGCACCCTGGTGGTCGGCATGAGCACCAGCCCCGGCCGGGACGGTCTGCTGCCGTCCATCCGCTCCCGCTTCACGGCGGCCCACCCGGAGGCGCTGGTGCGGCTGCGGCAGACGCGCTGGGAGGACCCGACGGCGGGCCTCGCCGACGGTACGGCCGACGTGGCGTACGTGTGGCTGCCGCTGCCCGACGCCGACCGCTACGCCTGGACGGTGGTCGCCGAGGAGCCCCGGCTGGTCGCCCTCCCCGAGGCCCATCCTCTCGCCGCGCGCCCGGTACTCGACTTCGCCGACCTGACCGACGAGCCGTTCCTCGCCCTGCCGCCGGAGGCGGGCGTGCTGCGCGACTTCTGGCTGGCGCTGGAGGAACGGCGTGCCCTGGGGGGTGCCGCCGCCCGGCCGCCGCGCATCGGCGCGGAGATCGCCGGCACGGAGGAGACGTACGAGGCGCTGGTCGCGGGCCTCGGCATCTGCCTCGTGGCCACGGGCAACGCTCCGCTGATCACCCTCGGGGGCGTGACCACCCGGCCGGTCCGCGGCCTGGGCCCCAGCCGTTACGCCCTGGCCCGGCGCCGGGAGGACGAGGGGCGGCCCCTGGTGCGGGGCTACCTGGAGGCGTACCGGAGGGTGCGGGCCGGGGGCGAGGCAGGGTGA
- a CDS encoding DinB family protein yields MPPAARRARRRDAPPPRTGSSEAETLRGFLDYLRTSVAGKVDGAPEPQVRTAAVPSGTNLLGLLHHLTHVERALFLGAEVRNWQATFRAAPEDGVAEVVARYREAVERANVVLDACTDLAAPLPRHPSGKPAPSVRWALTHMVEETGRHAGHADVLRELIDGATGR; encoded by the coding sequence ATGCCCCCCGCCGCTCGACGCGCCCGTCGCCGGGACGCCCCGCCGCCCCGGACCGGCAGCAGCGAGGCCGAGACCCTGCGCGGGTTCCTCGACTACCTCCGGACCTCGGTCGCCGGCAAGGTCGACGGCGCCCCCGAGCCCCAGGTCCGTACCGCCGCCGTGCCGTCCGGCACGAACCTGCTCGGCCTGCTCCACCACCTGACCCACGTCGAGCGCGCGCTCTTCCTCGGCGCGGAGGTACGGAACTGGCAAGCGACGTTCCGGGCCGCGCCGGAGGACGGCGTGGCCGAGGTCGTCGCCCGCTACCGGGAGGCCGTCGAGCGCGCGAACGTGGTGCTCGACGCCTGCACCGACCTCGCCGCACCACTCCCCCGGCACCCGTCCGGCAAGCCCGCCCCCAGCGTCCGCTGGGCCCTCACCCACATGGTCGAGGAGACCGGCCGCCACGCGGGGCACGCGGACGTCCTGCGCGAGCTGATCGACGGCGCGACGGGGCGGTGA
- a CDS encoding class I SAM-dependent methyltransferase, giving the protein MSATDEVTFWDGLYAARPAANDARPNHRLVEAVSEVPPGDALDLGCGNGGDALWLARRGWRVTAVDISAVATERLAAHARAQSLGHLVTAERHDLRASFPEGRFDLVCAHYLHTPFDLDRAALLRTAAHALRPGGRLLVVDHGSTAPWSWNQDPDARYPSPREVAADIGLDPAAYPVERADSPRRRATGPGGRTAEVVDHVLLVRRAA; this is encoded by the coding sequence ATGAGCGCCACCGACGAGGTCACGTTCTGGGACGGGCTCTACGCGGCCCGGCCCGCGGCGAACGACGCGCGGCCGAACCACCGGCTCGTCGAGGCGGTCTCCGAGGTGCCGCCCGGCGACGCGCTGGACCTGGGATGCGGCAACGGCGGCGACGCGCTGTGGCTCGCCCGGCGGGGCTGGCGGGTCACCGCCGTCGACATCTCGGCCGTGGCGACCGAACGGCTCGCCGCGCACGCCCGCGCGCAGAGCCTCGGCCACCTGGTCACCGCCGAACGGCACGACCTGCGCGCGTCCTTCCCCGAGGGCCGGTTCGACCTGGTCTGCGCCCACTACCTGCACACACCCTTCGACCTGGACCGGGCCGCGCTCCTGCGCACGGCCGCACACGCGCTGCGTCCGGGCGGGCGGCTGCTGGTCGTCGACCACGGCTCGACCGCGCCGTGGTCGTGGAACCAGGACCCCGACGCCCGGTACCCGAGCCCGCGCGAGGTCGCGGCGGACATCGGCCTCGACCCGGCGGCGTACCCGGTCGAACGGGCCGACTCCCCGCGCCGCCGCGCGACCGGCCCCGGCGGTCGCACCGCCGAGGTCGTCGACCACGTCCTGCTCGTCCGGCGCGCCGCCTGA